A stretch of the Aminipila terrae genome encodes the following:
- a CDS encoding HDIG domain-containing metalloprotein, whose protein sequence is MNKTDALELLKEYNKEEFHIIHGLTVAGCMKYFAEKLGYEEDSDFWEVVGLLHDIDFELYPEEHCIKAQEILKEKGFESDFIHAVASHGYGLCCDIKPEHQMEKVLFAVDELTGLIGAAALMRPSKSVQDMEPKSVKKKFKDKKFAAGCSRDVIEQGAGMLGWDLDQLIAETLEAMKTCELQ, encoded by the coding sequence ATGAATAAGACAGATGCATTAGAATTATTAAAAGAATATAATAAAGAAGAATTCCATATCATACATGGACTGACTGTTGCCGGCTGCATGAAATATTTTGCGGAAAAGCTGGGATATGAAGAAGACTCTGATTTCTGGGAAGTAGTAGGATTGCTTCACGATATAGACTTTGAGCTGTATCCGGAGGAACACTGTATAAAAGCCCAGGAAATACTGAAAGAAAAGGGCTTTGAATCGGATTTCATTCATGCTGTTGCCAGTCACGGATATGGGTTATGTTGTGATATAAAACCTGAGCACCAAATGGAAAAAGTTCTGTTTGCAGTAGATGAACTGACTGGACTAATTGGGGCGGCTGCATTGATGAGGCCTTCAAAAAGTGTTCAGGATATGGAACCGAAGTCCGTTAAAAAGAAATTTAAGGACAAGAAGTTTGCGGCAGGTTGTTCCCGTGATGTAATAGAACAGGGAGCTGGTATGCTTGGATGGGATCTGGACCAGCTGATTGCAGAGACACTGGAAGCTATGAAGACTTGTGAATTGCAATAA
- the purB gene encoding adenylosuccinate lyase, with translation MKTNYTSPLSERYPSREMKYIFSPEMKFRTWRRLWIALAETEKELGLPITQEQIDELKEHALDINYEVAKEREAVVRHDVMSHVYAYGQQCPKAKGIIHLGATSCYVGDNTDLIIMTEGLKLIREKLINVIAELAKFAAQYKDMPTLGFTHFQAAQPTTVGKRATLWMQDLLLDLEDLEHLIKSMKLLGSKGTTGTQASFLELFDGDHEKVKKIDGMIAEKMGFEACYAVSGQTYSRKVDSRVLNVLSGIAQSAHKFSNDIRLLQHLKEVEEPFEKSQIGSSAMAYKRNPMRSERIASLANYVIADANNPAITAATQWFERTLDDSANKRISIPEGFLAVDGILELYLNITDGLVVYPKVIRARLMQELPFMATENILMDAVKAGGDRQELHERIREHSMEAGKMVKVEGKDNDLLERIAKDPAFNMTIEQLQSIMDPANFVGRAVQQTTEFIEEIVKPILEKNKDILGITGEVTV, from the coding sequence ATGAAAACAAATTATACAAGCCCTTTATCGGAACGTTATCCAAGCAGGGAAATGAAGTATATCTTCTCACCGGAGATGAAGTTTCGCACATGGCGTCGTCTTTGGATTGCTCTTGCAGAAACTGAAAAAGAGCTGGGCCTTCCAATTACGCAGGAACAGATTGATGAATTAAAAGAACATGCCCTTGATATAAACTATGAAGTTGCTAAGGAAAGAGAAGCAGTTGTAAGACATGATGTTATGTCACATGTTTATGCTTATGGGCAGCAGTGTCCCAAAGCAAAAGGAATTATACATCTGGGGGCAACTTCCTGTTATGTAGGGGACAACACAGATCTTATCATTATGACAGAAGGTCTGAAGCTTATAAGGGAGAAGCTGATTAACGTTATAGCTGAACTTGCTAAATTTGCAGCTCAGTATAAGGACATGCCAACCCTGGGATTTACCCATTTCCAGGCAGCTCAGCCAACAACTGTAGGAAAGCGTGCAACTCTTTGGATGCAGGATTTATTACTGGATCTGGAAGATTTGGAACATCTGATTAAATCCATGAAACTTCTTGGTTCCAAGGGAACTACCGGAACCCAGGCAAGTTTTCTTGAATTGTTTGATGGGGATCATGAAAAAGTTAAAAAAATAGATGGTATGATAGCAGAGAAAATGGGTTTTGAGGCATGCTATGCCGTTTCAGGCCAGACTTACAGCCGTAAAGTGGACAGCCGGGTATTGAATGTACTCAGTGGAATAGCACAAAGTGCCCACAAATTTTCAAATGATATAAGATTATTACAGCATTTAAAAGAAGTTGAGGAACCTTTTGAAAAAAGTCAGATTGGTTCGTCAGCTATGGCATATAAAAGAAATCCTATGAGAAGTGAAAGAATTGCTTCTTTAGCGAATTATGTGATTGCAGATGCCAATAATCCTGCCATTACAGCAGCAACCCAGTGGTTTGAAAGAACTCTTGATGATTCGGCAAACAAAAGAATAAGCATTCCAGAAGGCTTTTTAGCAGTAGATGGAATTCTGGAACTTTATTTAAACATTACCGATGGACTTGTAGTTTATCCCAAGGTTATTCGTGCCAGACTGATGCAGGAATTACCATTCATGGCAACTGAAAATATCCTGATGGATGCAGTAAAAGCCGGAGGAGACAGACAGGAACTACATGAAAGAATCCGTGAACACTCTATGGAAGCTGGAAAAATGGTTAAGGTTGAAGGTAAAGACAACGACTTACTAGAGCGAATAGCGAAAGACCCTGCATTTAATATGACGATAGAGCAGCTGCAAAGTATTATGGATCCTGCAAATTTTGTGGGAAGAGCAGTGCAGCAGACTACTGAATTTATTGAAGAAATAGTAAAGCCTATTTTGGAGAAGAATAAGGATATATTAGGTATTACAGGAGAAGTAACTGTTTAG